A single window of Malus sylvestris chromosome 5, drMalSylv7.2, whole genome shotgun sequence DNA harbors:
- the LOC126623706 gene encoding disease resistance protein RPV1-like isoform X9, with amino-acid sequence MGLIGFIQVFNIIIIAIGTLLYMCCRSLTFSSSSSAADSDVSAADSAVDSTVVAADDAADIPRRREKYDVFISFRGEDTRNTFTSHLHAALQQKNIETYIDNRLKRGEAIGPALLKAIKKSTLWVIIFSQKYASSTWCLEELVHILKCNDRGQSVIPIFYHTHASDVRKQKGSYEVAFAEHQKRVKDSIDKVPEWKEALTNAANIAGFHHSENTGTDADLVKKVVEHIWTKLCRESSCNLKGLVGIESRIEQIESLLGIHSTDACITVGIWGMGGIGKTTLAQAVFHKLSSKFKGGCFLVNVREREQKDGLEHLQNTLVREIFKEQNLSIGSTLVRDRLSHTKVLIVLDDVSSSMQMESLAGERLQYGTGSRIIITSRDKGTLRQTVEEEKIYEVKGLNPDDALELFCLFAFKNNSTCRTDYKELVEKAVHYAGHVPLALIVLGSLFFNRKSKEDWEDEFNKLKRFPSVDIQKVLRISYDGLGENEKEIFLDIACFHKGGYVDVVKRMLDVRGFFAKTGITILIDLSLISKDSKWGRETIEMHDLLQEMGRTIVQEQCSEDPGKRKRLFTDEDVYRVLKSNTETPIVQAILVDWHKIEERSLKRADFKVMSNLKMLIVDNFQIFDHNRDCKLNMSLDLPDSLRYIYWPEYPLESLSANFSPENLVELHMPYSRVKKLWKEDQRLVNLEVIDVAWSKNLIEVPNLSRSPKIVHIDLPGCDKLVEIPRYFRDLDKLIHIDLGHCTSLKYLSEMAGNIKYLNLEGSGIKELPESVWSNEHISYLDISHCKDLQKLPSNKCNLKVSGCFKVDGCTSLGEFSELPRDISKLSLVGCKRLVSLPTNICKLKCLEELNLSECSELENFPEIMEPMEHLESLNLSETTVEELHSSIEFLPALKEIRLRDCKRFSSIPKSICKLKYLEELDLSCCSKLENFPEILEPMEHLKSLNLSATMVEELHSSIKFLPVLKKVKLGGCKRLSSIPKSICKLKYLEELDLSYCYELENFPEILEPMEHLEFLNLSGTAVEELHSSIEFLSALKEIRLRDCRRLSSIPKSICKLKYLEELDLSCCSKLENFPEILEPMKHLKSLNLSATMVKELHSSIKFLPALKKVKLRGCERLSSIPKSICKLKYLEGLDLSRCFELENFPEILEPMEHLGSLNLSGTTVEELHSSIEFLPALKEIRLGDCKRLSSIPKSICKLKYLEELNLSCCSKLENFPVIFEPMEHLKSLNLRGTAIKELHSSIKFLPALKKIELEGCKRLSSIPSSICKLKYLEELNLSCCFELENFPEILEPMEHLKSLNLSGTAVKELPLSIEFLPALTYIQLCGCKRLSSIPTSICKLKYLKELDLSYCSELESFPEILEPMEHLGSLNLSGTTVEELHSSIEFLPALKEIRLRDCKRLSSIPKSICKLKYLEELDLSCCSQLENFPENLEPMEHLKSLNLSGTIVTELHSLIKFLPVLKRIQLRGCERLSSIPKNICKFKYLEELDLSYCSQLENFPEILEPMEHLKSLNFSGTAVKELHSLIKFLPALKRIQLRGCERLSSIPKSICKLKYLEELDLSCCSELENFPEIMEPMEHLKFLNLSGTAVQELHSSIKFLPALRRIQLRACQSLSIMPKNICKLKYLVELDLSYCFQLENFPEFLELMEHLKSLNLSGTAVKKLPSSIEFLLGLKIIQLQGCKRLSSIPKNICKLKYLEELNLSCCSELENFPEILEPMEHLKSLNLSGTAVKELPLSIEFLPALTYIQLCGCKKLSSIPKSICKLKYLKELDLSYCSELESFPEIMEPMEHLKFLNLSGTAVQELHSSIEFLLALKEIQLQDCKRLSSIPKSICKLKYLEKLDLSCCSKLENFPEILEPMEHLKSLNLSETTVKELHSSIEFLPALKEIRLGDCKRLPSSQEQIDDLIKAYNYHTKHL; translated from the exons atggggttGATTGGGTtcattcaagttttcaacatcatcatcatcgcCATTGGGACTCTGTTGTACATGTGCTGCAGATCATTAACattttcttcttcgtcttctgcGGCAGATTCTGATGTTTCTGCTGCTGATTCTGCCGTTGATTCTACTGTTGTTGCTGCTGATGATGCTGCTGATATCCCCCGCCGTCGAGAAAAGTATGACGTGTTTATCAGCTTCCGAGGTGAGGACACCCGCAATACATTTACCAGCCATCTTCATGCTGCCCTACAGCAGAAGAACATTGAAACCTACATAGATAACAGACTTAAGAGAGGAGAAGCGATCGGACCTGCTCTTCTAAAGGCAATCAAGAAATCGACGCTTTGGGTGATCATTTTCTCACAAAAGTATGCTTCTTCCACATGGTGTTTGGAAGAACTAGTGCATATACTCAAATGCAACGACAGAGGCCAGTCTGTGATACCCATTTTTTACCATACCCATGCATCGGATGTACGAAAACAAAAAGGGAGTTATGAGGTTGCATTTGCTGAACACCAAAAACGTGTCAAGGACAGTATCGACAAGGTGCCCGAGTGGAAGGAGGCTTTGACTAATGCAGCCAATATAGCTGGgtttcaccattctgaaaacACAGG GACGGATGCCGATTTAGTCAAGAAAGTTGTTGAGCATATTTGGACCAAATTGTGTCGCGAATCATCGTGCAATTTAAAGGGCCTTGTTGGAATTGAAAGTCGCATCGAGCAAATCGAATCGCTGTTAGGCATTCATTCAACGGACGCTTGCATCACTGTAGGTATTTGGGGAATGGGTGGTATTGGCAAGACCACCCTTGCTCAAGCCGTATTTCACAAACTCTCTTCTAAATTCAAAGGCGGTTGTTTTCTTGTAAATGTTAGGGAGAGAGAACAAAAAGATGGGCTAGAACACTTGCAAAATACACTTGTCCGTGAGATATTCAAGGAACAAAATTTATCCATAGGATCAACTCTTGTTCGAGATAGGCTCAGCCATACAAAGGtcctcattgttcttgatgatgtgaGTAGTTCAATGCAAATGGAAAGTCTAGCGGGCGAGCGTCTTCAGTATGGCACTGGAAGTAGAATCATTATCACAAGTAGAGACAAGGGCACACTTAGGCAAACTGTTGAAGAGGAAAAGATCTACGAGGTTAAGGGATTAAATCCGGATGATGCTCTTGAgctcttttgtttgtttgctttcaAGAATAACAGTACTTGTAGAACAGATTATAAGGAGTTGGTGGAAAAGGCCGTGCATTATGCTGGACACGTTCCTTTAGCTCTTATAGTTTTGGGGTCCTTGTTCTTCAATCGCAAGAGCAAAGAAGACTGGGAAGATGAATTCAACAAATTAAAACGATTTCCCAGTGTAGATATCCAGAAAGTGTTGAGAATAAGTTATGATGGATTgggagaaaatgagaaggagatatTTCTGGATATAGCATGTTTTCATAAAGGGGGGTATGTGGATGTGGTAAAACGAATGTTAGATGTTCGTGGATTCTTTGCGAAAACCGGAATTACAATTCTCATTGATTTGTCTCTCATATCAAAGGATTCAAAATGGGGAAGGGAAACCATAGAGATGCATGATTTGCTACAAGAAATGGGAAGGACAATTGTTCAGGAACAATGTAGTGAAGATCCTGGTAAACGGAAAAGGTTGTTCACTGATGAGGATGTATATCGTGTACTGAAGAGTAATACG GAAACTCCAATTGTTCAAGCCATATTGGTTGATTGGCATAAGATTGAAGAGCGATCATTGAAACGTGCAGACTTCAAAGTGATGTCTAACCTAAAAATGCTAATTGTGgataattttcaaatatttgatcACAACAGAGACTGCAAATTAAACATGTCTCTAGATCTTCCTGATTCTCTTCGTTATATTTACTGGCCTGAATATCCATTGGAATCTTTGTCGGCAAACTTTTCTCCAGAAAATCTTGTTGAGCTTCATATGCCATATAGCAGAGTTAAGAAGCTTTGGAAAGAAGACCAG AGACTTGTGAACTTAGAAGTGATTGATGTGGCGTGGTCTAAAAATCTAATTGAAGTTCCAAATCTCTCTAGAAGTCCAAAAATTGTGCACATAGATCTTCCTGGCTGTGACAAATTGGTTGAAATTCCTCGATATTTTCGAGATCTTGACAAGCTTATTCATATTGATCTTGGACACTGCACCAGCCTCAAGTATCTTTCAGAGATGGCAGGAAATATTAAATACTTAAATTTAGAAGGCAGTGGTATAAAGGAGTTGCCTGAATCAGTTTGGTCTAACGAACATATTTCTTACTTGGATATAAGTCACTGCAAAGACCTTCAGAAACTTCCAAGCAACAAGTGTAACTTGAAAGTCTCTGGTTGTTTTAAAGTAGATGGCTGCACATCTCTTGGTGAGTTTTCTGAGCTTCCCAGGGATATAAGTAAATTATCATTGGTTGGTTGCAAGAGACTTGTGAGTCTACCAACCAACATTTGTAAGTTGAAATGTCTAGAGGAACTCAATCTTTCTGA GTGCTCTGAACTTGAAAACTTCCCAGAGATCATGGAGCCAATGGAACATTTGGAGTCCTTAAATTTAAGTGAAACAACGGTTGAAGAGCTACACTCATCAATCGAGTTTCTCCCTGCTCTCAAAGAAATTCGACTAAGAGATTGCAAAAGGTTTTCAAGTATCCCAAAGAGCATTTGTAAGTTGAAATATCTCGAGGAACTCGATCTCTCTTGTTGCTCTAAACTTGAAAACTTCCCAGAGATCTTAGAGCCAATGGAACATTTGAAGTCCTTAAATTTAAGTGCAACAATGGTTGAAGAGCTACACTCATCAATCAAGTTTCTCCCTGTGCTAAAAAAAGTTAAGCTAGGAGGTTGCAAAAGGCTTTCAAGTATCCCAAAGAGCATTTGTAAGTTGAAATATCTCGAGGAACTTGATCTCTCTTACTGCTATGAACTCGAAAACTTCCCAGAGATCTTGGAGCCAATGGAACATTTGGAGTTCTTAAATTTAAGTGGAACAGCGGTTGAAGAGCTACACTCATCAATCGAGTTTCTCTCTGCTCTCAAAGAAATTCGATTAAGAGATTGCAGAAGGCTTTCAAGTATCCCAAAGAGCATTTGTAAGTTGAAATATCTCGAGGAACTTGATCTCTCTTGCTGCTCTAAACTTGAAAACTTCCCAGAGATCTTGGAGCCAATGAAGCATTTGAAGTCCTTAAATTTAAGTGCAACAATGGTTAAAGAGCTACATTCATCAATCAAGTTTCTCCCTGCGCTCAAAAAAGTTAAGCTAAGAGGTTGCGAAAGGCTTTCAAGTATCCCAAAGAGCATTTGTAAGTTGAAATATCTCGAGGGACTCGATCTCTCTAGGTGCTTTGAACTTGAAAACTTCCCAGAGATCTTGGAGCCAATGGAACATTTGGGGTCCTTAAATTTAAGTGGAACAACAGTTGAAGAACTACACTCATCAATTGAGTTTCTCCCTGCTCTCAAAGAAATTCGACTAGGAGATTGCAAAAGGCTTtcaagtattccaaaaagcatTTGTAAGTTGAAATATCTTGAGGAACTCAATCTTTCTTGTTGCTCTAAACTTGAAAACTTCCCAGTGATCTTTGAGCCAATGGAACATTTAAAGTCCTTAAATTTAAGGGGAACAGCGATTAAAGAGCTACACTCATCAATCAAGTTTCTCCCCGCACTCAAAAAAATTGAGCTAGAAGGTTGCAAAAGGCTTTCAAGTATCCCAAGTAGCATTTGTAAATTGAAATATCTCGAGGAACTCAATCTCTCTTGTTGCTTTGAGCTAGAAAACTTCCCAGAGATTTTGGAGCCAATGGAACATTTGAAGTCCTTAAATTTAAGTGGAACAGCGGTTAAAGAGCTACCCTTATCAATCGAGTTTCTCCCTGCTCTCACATATATTCAACTATGTGGTTGCAAAAGGCTTTCAAGTATCCCAACGAGCATTTGTAAGTTGAAATATCTCAAGGAACTCGATCTCTCTTACTGTTCAGAACTTGAAAGCTTCCCAGAGATCTTGGAGCCAATGGAACATTTGGGGTCCTTAAATTTAAGTGGAACAACGGTTGAAGAACTACACTCATCAATTGAGTTTCTCCCTGCTCTCAAAGAAATTCGACTTAGAGATTGCAAAAGGCTTtcaagtattccaaaaagcatTTGTAAGTTGAAATATCTTGAGGAACTCGATCTCTCTTGTTGCTCTCAACTTGAAAACTTCCCAGAAAATTTGGAGCCAATGGAACATTTGAAATCCTTAAATTTGAGTGGAACAATAGTTACAGAGCTACACTCATTAATCAAGTTTCTCCCTGTGCTCAAAAGAATTCAACTACGTGGTTGCGAAAGGCTTTCAAGTATCCCAAAGAACATTTGTAAGTTCAAATATCTCGAGGAACTTGATCTCTCTTATTGCTCTCAGCTTGAAAACTTCCCAGAGATCTTGGAGCCAATGGAACATTTGAAGTCCTTAAATTTTAGTGGAACAGCAGTTAAAGAGTTACACTCATTAATCAAGTTTCTCCCTGCGCTCAAAAGAATTCAACTACGTGGTTGCGAAAGGCTTTCAAGTATCCCAAAGAGCATTTGTAAGCTGAAATATCTCGAGGAACTAGATCTCTCTTGCTGCTCTGAACTTGAAAACTTCCCAGAGATCATGGAGCCGATGGAACATTTGAAGTTCTTAAATTTAAGTGGAACAGCGGTTCAAGAGCTACACTCATCAATCAAGTTTCTCCCTGCGCTCAGAAGAATTCAACTACGAGCTTGCCAAAGTCTTTCAATTATGCCAAAGAACATTTGCAAGTTGAAATATCTTGTGGAACTCGATCTCTCTTATTGCTTTCAGCTTGAAAACTTCCCCGAGTTCTTGGAGCTAATGGAACATTTGAAGTCCTTAAATTTAAGTGGAACAGCTGTTAAAAAGCTACCCTCATCAATTGAGTTTCTGCTTGGGCTCAAAATAATTCAACTCCAAGGTTGCAAAAGGCTTTCAAGTATCCCAAAGAACATTTGTAAGTTGAAATATCTCGAGGAACTCAATCTCTCTTGTTGCTCTGAACTAGAAAACTTCCCAGAGATTTTGGAGCCAATGGAACATTTGAAGTCCTTAAATTTAAGTGGAACAGCGGTTAAAGAGCTACCCTTATCAATCGAGTTTCTCCCTGCTCTCACATATATTCAACTATGTGGTTGCAAAAAGCTTTCAAGTATCCCAAAGAGCATTTGTAAGTTGAAATATCTCAAGGAACTCGATCTCTCTTACTGTTCAGAACTTGAAAGCTTCCCAGAGATCATGGAGCCGATGGAACATTTGAAGTTCTTAAATTTAAGTGGAACAGCGGTTCAAGAGCTACACTCATCAATCGAGTTTCTCCTTGCTCTCAAAGAAATTCAACTACAAGATTGCAAAAGGCTTTCAAGTATTCCAAAGAGCATTTGTAAGTTGAAATATCTCGAGAAACTTGATCTCTCCTGCTGCTCTAAACTTGAAAACTTTCCAGAGATCTTGGAGCCAATGGAACATTTGAAGTCCTTAAATTTAAGTGAAACAACGGTTAAAGAGCTACACTCATCAATCGAGTTTCTCCCTGCTCTCAAAGAAATTCGACTAGGAGATTGCAAAAGGCTTCCAAGTAGCCAAGAGCAGATTGATGACTTGATAAAGGCTTACAACTATCACACAAAGCATTTGTAA
- the LOC126623706 gene encoding disease resistance protein RPV1-like isoform X24, with protein MGLIGFIQVFNIIIIAIGTLLYMCCRSLTFSSSSSAADSDVSAADSAVDSTVVAADDAADIPRRREKYDVFISFRGEDTRNTFTSHLHAALQQKNIETYIDNRLKRGEAIGPALLKAIKKSTLWVIIFSQKYASSTWCLEELVHILKCNDRGQSVIPIFYHTHASDVRKQKGSYEVAFAEHQKRVKDSIDKVPEWKEALTNAANIAGFHHSENTGTDADLVKKVVEHIWTKLCRESSCNLKGLVGIESRIEQIESLLGIHSTDACITVGIWGMGGIGKTTLAQAVFHKLSSKFKGGCFLVNVREREQKDGLEHLQNTLVREIFKEQNLSIGSTLVRDRLSHTKVLIVLDDVSSSMQMESLAGERLQYGTGSRIIITSRDKGTLRQTVEEEKIYEVKGLNPDDALELFCLFAFKNNSTCRTDYKELVEKAVHYAGHVPLALIVLGSLFFNRKSKEDWEDEFNKLKRFPSVDIQKVLRISYDGLGENEKEIFLDIACFHKGGYVDVVKRMLDVRGFFAKTGITILIDLSLISKDSKWGRETIEMHDLLQEMGRTIVQEQCSEDPGKRKRLFTDEDVYRVLKSNTETPIVQAILVDWHKIEERSLKRADFKVMSNLKMLIVDNFQIFDHNRDCKLNMSLDLPDSLRYIYWPEYPLESLSANFSPENLVELHMPYSRVKKLWKEDQRLVNLEVIDVAWSKNLIEVPNLSRSPKIVHIDLPGCDKLVEIPRYFRDLDKLIHIDLGHCTSLKYLSEMAGNIKYLNLEGSGIKELPESVWSNEHISYLDISHCKDLQKLPSNKCNLKVSGCFKVDGCTSLGEFSELPRDISKLSLVGCKRLVSLPTNICKLKCLEELNLSECSKLQNFPEILEPMEHLKSLNLSSTAIEELHSSIEFFPALKRLTLSHCQRLSSIPKSICKLKYLEKLNLSCCSKLENFPEILEPMKHLEYLNLSETSVQELHSSIEFLPALKNIELKGCKRLSSIPKNICKLKYLEELNLSCCSELENFPEILEPMEHLKSLNLSGTAVKELPLSIEFLPALTYIQLCGCKKLSSIPKSICKLKYLKELDLSYCSELESFPEIMEPMEHLKFLNLSGTAVQELHSSIEFLLALKEIQLQDCKRLSSIPKSICKLKYLEKLDLSCCSKLENFPEILEPMEHLKSLNLSETTVKELHSSIEFLPALKEIRLGDCKRLPSSQEQIDDLIKAYNYHTKHL; from the exons atggggttGATTGGGTtcattcaagttttcaacatcatcatcatcgcCATTGGGACTCTGTTGTACATGTGCTGCAGATCATTAACattttcttcttcgtcttctgcGGCAGATTCTGATGTTTCTGCTGCTGATTCTGCCGTTGATTCTACTGTTGTTGCTGCTGATGATGCTGCTGATATCCCCCGCCGTCGAGAAAAGTATGACGTGTTTATCAGCTTCCGAGGTGAGGACACCCGCAATACATTTACCAGCCATCTTCATGCTGCCCTACAGCAGAAGAACATTGAAACCTACATAGATAACAGACTTAAGAGAGGAGAAGCGATCGGACCTGCTCTTCTAAAGGCAATCAAGAAATCGACGCTTTGGGTGATCATTTTCTCACAAAAGTATGCTTCTTCCACATGGTGTTTGGAAGAACTAGTGCATATACTCAAATGCAACGACAGAGGCCAGTCTGTGATACCCATTTTTTACCATACCCATGCATCGGATGTACGAAAACAAAAAGGGAGTTATGAGGTTGCATTTGCTGAACACCAAAAACGTGTCAAGGACAGTATCGACAAGGTGCCCGAGTGGAAGGAGGCTTTGACTAATGCAGCCAATATAGCTGGgtttcaccattctgaaaacACAGG GACGGATGCCGATTTAGTCAAGAAAGTTGTTGAGCATATTTGGACCAAATTGTGTCGCGAATCATCGTGCAATTTAAAGGGCCTTGTTGGAATTGAAAGTCGCATCGAGCAAATCGAATCGCTGTTAGGCATTCATTCAACGGACGCTTGCATCACTGTAGGTATTTGGGGAATGGGTGGTATTGGCAAGACCACCCTTGCTCAAGCCGTATTTCACAAACTCTCTTCTAAATTCAAAGGCGGTTGTTTTCTTGTAAATGTTAGGGAGAGAGAACAAAAAGATGGGCTAGAACACTTGCAAAATACACTTGTCCGTGAGATATTCAAGGAACAAAATTTATCCATAGGATCAACTCTTGTTCGAGATAGGCTCAGCCATACAAAGGtcctcattgttcttgatgatgtgaGTAGTTCAATGCAAATGGAAAGTCTAGCGGGCGAGCGTCTTCAGTATGGCACTGGAAGTAGAATCATTATCACAAGTAGAGACAAGGGCACACTTAGGCAAACTGTTGAAGAGGAAAAGATCTACGAGGTTAAGGGATTAAATCCGGATGATGCTCTTGAgctcttttgtttgtttgctttcaAGAATAACAGTACTTGTAGAACAGATTATAAGGAGTTGGTGGAAAAGGCCGTGCATTATGCTGGACACGTTCCTTTAGCTCTTATAGTTTTGGGGTCCTTGTTCTTCAATCGCAAGAGCAAAGAAGACTGGGAAGATGAATTCAACAAATTAAAACGATTTCCCAGTGTAGATATCCAGAAAGTGTTGAGAATAAGTTATGATGGATTgggagaaaatgagaaggagatatTTCTGGATATAGCATGTTTTCATAAAGGGGGGTATGTGGATGTGGTAAAACGAATGTTAGATGTTCGTGGATTCTTTGCGAAAACCGGAATTACAATTCTCATTGATTTGTCTCTCATATCAAAGGATTCAAAATGGGGAAGGGAAACCATAGAGATGCATGATTTGCTACAAGAAATGGGAAGGACAATTGTTCAGGAACAATGTAGTGAAGATCCTGGTAAACGGAAAAGGTTGTTCACTGATGAGGATGTATATCGTGTACTGAAGAGTAATACG GAAACTCCAATTGTTCAAGCCATATTGGTTGATTGGCATAAGATTGAAGAGCGATCATTGAAACGTGCAGACTTCAAAGTGATGTCTAACCTAAAAATGCTAATTGTGgataattttcaaatatttgatcACAACAGAGACTGCAAATTAAACATGTCTCTAGATCTTCCTGATTCTCTTCGTTATATTTACTGGCCTGAATATCCATTGGAATCTTTGTCGGCAAACTTTTCTCCAGAAAATCTTGTTGAGCTTCATATGCCATATAGCAGAGTTAAGAAGCTTTGGAAAGAAGACCAG AGACTTGTGAACTTAGAAGTGATTGATGTGGCGTGGTCTAAAAATCTAATTGAAGTTCCAAATCTCTCTAGAAGTCCAAAAATTGTGCACATAGATCTTCCTGGCTGTGACAAATTGGTTGAAATTCCTCGATATTTTCGAGATCTTGACAAGCTTATTCATATTGATCTTGGACACTGCACCAGCCTCAAGTATCTTTCAGAGATGGCAGGAAATATTAAATACTTAAATTTAGAAGGCAGTGGTATAAAGGAGTTGCCTGAATCAGTTTGGTCTAACGAACATATTTCTTACTTGGATATAAGTCACTGCAAAGACCTTCAGAAACTTCCAAGCAACAAGTGTAACTTGAAAGTCTCTGGTTGTTTTAAAGTAGATGGCTGCACATCTCTTGGTGAGTTTTCTGAGCTTCCCAGGGATATAAGTAAATTATCATTGGTTGGTTGCAAGAGACTTGTGAGTCTACCAACCAACATTTGTAAGTTGAAATGTCTAGAGGAACTCAATCTTTCTGAGTGCTCTAAACTTCAAAACTTCCCAGAGATCTTGGAGCCAATGGAACATTTGAAGTCCTTAAATTTAAGTTCAACAGCGATTGAAGAGCTACACTCATCAATCGAGTTTTTCCCTGCACTCAAAAGACTTACATTAAGTCATTGCCAAAGGCTTTCGAGTATCCCAAAGAGCATTTGTAAGTTGAAATATCTCGAGAAACTCAATCTCTCTTGTTGCTCTAAACTTGAAAACTTCCCAGAGATCTTGGAGCCAATGAAACATTTGGAGTACTTAAATTTAAGTGAAACATCAGTTCAAGAGCTACACTCATCAATCGAGTTTCTCCCTGCTCTAAAAAATATTGAGCTAAAAG GTTGCAAAAGGCTTTCAAGTATCCCAAAGAACATTTGTAAGTTGAAATATCTCGAGGAACTCAATCTCTCTTGTTGCTCTGAACTAGAAAACTTCCCAGAGATTTTGGAGCCAATGGAACATTTGAAGTCCTTAAATTTAAGTGGAACAGCGGTTAAAGAGCTACCCTTATCAATCGAGTTTCTCCCTGCTCTCACATATATTCAACTATGTGGTTGCAAAAAGCTTTCAAGTATCCCAAAGAGCATTTGTAAGTTGAAATATCTCAAGGAACTCGATCTCTCTTACTGTTCAGAACTTGAAAGCTTCCCAGAGATCATGGAGCCGATGGAACATTTGAAGTTCTTAAATTTAAGTGGAACAGCGGTTCAAGAGCTACACTCATCAATCGAGTTTCTCCTTGCTCTCAAAGAAATTCAACTACAAGATTGCAAAAGGCTTTCAAGTATTCCAAAGAGCATTTGTAAGTTGAAATATCTCGAGAAACTTGATCTCTCCTGCTGCTCTAAACTTGAAAACTTTCCAGAGATCTTGGAGCCAATGGAACATTTGAAGTCCTTAAATTTAAGTGAAACAACGGTTAAAGAGCTACACTCATCAATCGAGTTTCTCCCTGCTCTCAAAGAAATTCGACTAGGAGATTGCAAAAGGCTTCCAAGTAGCCAAGAGCAGATTGATGACTTGATAAAGGCTTACAACTATCACACAAAGCATTTGTAA